A single Halarcobacter anaerophilus DNA region contains:
- a CDS encoding ABC transporter ATP-binding protein has protein sequence MFKVEDLKFSYGKKEILKGISFEINSSDIVSILGPNGCGKTTLLKIMLGFLKPSQGKVYFGGKDISKIKPKHFFQRVAYIPQIHDGAFGYLVKDVVLMGRMPYKSIFSNFNKEDKKITLNALEVMGIEHLKDEIYTTLSGGQRQLVLIARAIAQQADIFIMDEPVNGLDFGNQYKLLNKIKELSKKDLTFIKTSHYPDHVFFVSNEAIFLDKGKILEKGNPETIIREENIKKVYKIESKIININNRNICLAV, from the coding sequence ATGTTTAAAGTAGAAGATTTAAAATTCTCATATGGGAAAAAAGAGATTTTAAAAGGAATCAGTTTTGAAATAAATTCATCTGATATAGTCTCAATTTTAGGTCCAAACGGTTGTGGAAAAACGACTTTGCTAAAAATTATGTTAGGTTTTTTAAAACCAAGCCAGGGAAAAGTATATTTCGGCGGAAAAGATATAAGCAAAATAAAACCCAAACATTTTTTTCAAAGAGTTGCATATATACCCCAAATTCATGACGGAGCTTTTGGCTATTTGGTAAAAGATGTCGTCTTGATGGGAAGAATGCCATATAAGTCAATTTTTTCAAATTTTAATAAAGAGGATAAAAAAATAACTCTCAATGCTTTAGAAGTAATGGGAATAGAACATTTAAAAGACGAAATTTATACTACATTAAGCGGTGGACAAAGACAATTAGTTTTAATAGCAAGGGCAATTGCCCAACAAGCCGACATTTTTATAATGGATGAGCCTGTCAACGGATTAGACTTTGGAAACCAATACAAACTTCTTAATAAAATCAAAGAACTATCAAAAAAAGATTTAACTTTTATAAAAACAAGCCATTATCCGGATCATGTCTTTTTTGTATCAAATGAAGCTATTTTTTTAGACAAAGGCAAAATTCTGGAAAAAGGCAATCCCGAAACAATCATAAGAGAAGAAAATATAAAAAAAGTTTATAAAATAGAATCAAAAATTATCAATATTAATAATAGAAATATCTGTTTAGCTGTGTAA
- a CDS encoding TonB-dependent receptor, translating into MKTKLSLIAATLCSLTYAQEVKLSDIDINDKLISEQTPLSSSKKTINVKDDVQSTSINDSLKKAFFVDFKKSSEYESEPYIRGRGNKGVPVFLEGMRVNEGHSDSTNIFGLSDIAQIDVYRGASGAKLGMGAMSGAVVVKFKEPIFSDKEELSLSGFANAKSSFLSKEGSSNSMGVNLYNNKVNISLSGGISDYDNYEDGDSNEVLHSKYETKSLNGSVSIKTGEDSYIYARYMRDRADSEDPYTRFLNAANNLWTYYDRPNDDSKTYFVGFRKKRVAGFDNFDIQYFKNESHYDYNVKREATVSEQQELFRESDTKGLKISANKNLGKHNLELSTKYQKMEVVNGLRRYDYGTSTWGDWTAAPGITGGEIKTFMLNASDDIFIDKAFFNLAAGYEHIKREVTSNVKTGAYSSLLPSELLSQVVQDDTDEKDNVLSLSATAGYEISPAFIPYIKVSSAARTPYFNEQYGNNPNNGSLIPNQDLDNEKVYGIDLGADGQLGKFYYSSAFYYQKYKDYIELVNTGYKTTGNLPIKQYVNLDDAEVYGVEAMIGYNITNDIFAQATYTYTRGKNKDDNTSLAYIAPQKLILSIAQVKPKGLNWRLEQELVDNQDKISEVNGEKETAGYGVTNASIAYNFDKFSMFKSATLSFELNNIFDKTYKEHLSKVSSTSYYIPYESGINGAIALNLKF; encoded by the coding sequence ATGAAAACAAAATTATCTTTAATTGCAGCAACACTTTGCTCATTAACTTACGCACAAGAGGTGAAACTATCCGATATAGATATCAATGACAAATTAATTTCCGAACAAACACCCTTAAGTAGTTCAAAAAAAACAATTAATGTAAAAGATGATGTTCAGTCAACTTCAATAAATGATTCTTTAAAAAAAGCATTTTTTGTTGATTTTAAAAAATCAAGTGAATATGAATCCGAACCATATATAAGAGGTAGAGGGAATAAAGGTGTTCCCGTATTTTTAGAAGGAATGAGGGTAAATGAAGGGCATAGTGATTCAACTAATATTTTCGGTTTAAGCGATATTGCCCAAATTGATGTTTATAGAGGAGCTTCAGGAGCAAAGCTTGGAATGGGAGCAATGAGTGGAGCTGTCGTCGTTAAATTTAAAGAACCCATCTTCAGTGATAAAGAAGAGCTTAGTCTATCGGGATTTGCAAATGCAAAAAGTTCATTTTTATCAAAAGAAGGTTCTTCAAATTCAATGGGAGTAAATCTTTATAATAATAAGGTAAATATCTCTTTGAGTGGAGGAATCAGCGATTATGATAATTATGAAGATGGAGATTCCAACGAAGTTTTACATTCAAAATATGAAACAAAAAGCTTAAATGGAAGCGTTTCAATTAAAACAGGAGAGGACAGCTACATTTATGCAAGATATATGAGAGATAGAGCAGATTCAGAAGATCCTTATACAAGGTTTTTAAATGCAGCAAATAATCTTTGGACCTATTACGACAGACCAAATGATGATTCAAAAACTTATTTTGTAGGATTTAGAAAAAAAAGAGTTGCAGGATTTGATAACTTTGATATTCAATACTTCAAAAATGAATCTCACTATGACTACAATGTAAAAAGAGAAGCAACAGTCTCAGAACAACAAGAACTTTTTAGAGAGAGTGATACTAAAGGTTTAAAAATCTCTGCAAATAAAAATTTAGGAAAACATAATCTTGAACTATCTACAAAATATCAAAAGATGGAAGTAGTAAACGGTTTAAGAAGATATGATTACGGTACATCTACTTGGGGAGACTGGACGGCTGCTCCCGGAATTACAGGAGGTGAAATTAAAACATTTATGTTAAATGCCTCTGACGATATTTTTATTGACAAAGCATTTTTCAATCTTGCAGCAGGATATGAACATATAAAAAGAGAAGTTACCTCAAATGTAAAAACAGGAGCTTACTCTTCACTTCTTCCTTCTGAATTATTATCTCAAGTAGTACAAGATGATACTGATGAAAAAGATAATGTTTTATCTCTAAGTGCAACAGCAGGGTATGAAATTTCTCCTGCATTTATTCCTTATATCAAAGTCTCAAGCGCAGCTAGAACACCATATTTTAACGAACAATACGGGAACAATCCAAATAACGGTTCTTTGATACCAAACCAAGATTTAGACAACGAAAAAGTATACGGTATTGATTTAGGAGCGGACGGACAACTCGGAAAGTTTTACTATTCAAGTGCTTTTTATTATCAAAAATATAAAGATTATATCGAGCTTGTAAATACAGGATATAAAACAACAGGAAATCTTCCTATAAAACAGTATGTAAACTTGGACGATGCAGAAGTTTACGGGGTAGAAGCAATGATAGGATATAACATCACAAATGACATTTTTGCACAAGCTACATATACATACACTAGAGGAAAAAATAAAGATGATAATACCTCATTGGCTTACATAGCACCGCAAAAGCTTATCTTGTCTATTGCGCAAGTAAAACCAAAAGGCTTAAACTGGAGATTAGAACAAGAACTTGTTGACAATCAAGACAAAATCTCTGAAGTTAACGGAGAAAAAGAGACAGCAGGATATGGAGTTACGAATGCTTCAATAGCATATAACTTTGATAAATTTTCAATGTTTAAAAGTGCAACACTATCTTTTGAACTAAATAATATCTTTGATAAAACTTATAAAGAACACCTAAGTAAAGTTTCCAGCACTTCTTACTATATACCTTATGAATCGGGTATCAACGGTGCGATTGCTTTAAATCTAAAATTTTAA
- a CDS encoding FecCD family ABC transporter permease encodes MKPILVLFILLVIIAVFSLSLGQYELSVSEIINFFLYKIGIGTIDNVQLMQNIIIEIRFPRIVSSILIGASLAISGVAFQSMFKNPLVSPGILGVLSGASFGAALGMIFFKEFLLIQASSFVFGIAAVFIALFISMFNKQNQLILLILGGVVSSAFFSSMLSITKYMADPYDELPAIVYWMMGSLALIDKQTIYVVSIPILLGIFLMIFLSKYLNILSLGDEEAKSLGINVKLMRFVIILIATFISAFTVVLAGMIGWVGLVIPHIARLLFGSNNIIIVPISALLGGIYLLIIDNVSRTMFSVEIPIGILTSLIGIPFFAYALKNVKKGWG; translated from the coding sequence ATGAAACCGATTTTAGTGCTTTTTATACTGCTTGTTATTATTGCTGTTTTTTCTTTGTCTTTAGGACAATATGAACTTTCAGTTTCAGAAATAATAAATTTTTTTTTATACAAAATTGGTATAGGAACTATTGATAATGTGCAGCTTATGCAAAATATAATTATTGAGATAAGGTTTCCACGAATCGTATCTTCAATATTAATAGGTGCATCTTTGGCAATTTCAGGAGTTGCTTTTCAATCAATGTTTAAAAATCCTTTAGTCTCTCCCGGGATATTGGGCGTTTTATCAGGTGCCTCTTTCGGCGCCGCACTTGGAATGATATTTTTCAAAGAGTTTTTACTTATACAAGCTTCATCGTTTGTATTTGGTATTGCAGCAGTTTTTATTGCTCTTTTTATATCAATGTTTAATAAACAAAATCAATTAATACTTCTTATTTTAGGCGGTGTCGTAAGTTCTGCATTTTTCAGTTCTATGTTATCTATTACAAAATATATGGCAGATCCATATGATGAACTTCCTGCAATCGTTTATTGGATGATGGGAAGTTTGGCACTTATTGACAAACAGACTATTTATGTAGTCTCTATACCTATTTTATTAGGAATATTTTTAATGATTTTTCTTTCAAAATATTTGAATATTTTAAGCTTAGGAGATGAAGAGGCAAAAAGTTTGGGAATAAATGTAAAACTTATGAGATTTGTAATTATTCTTATTGCAACTTTTATCAGTGCTTTTACCGTTGTACTTGCGGGAATGATAGGTTGGGTAGGTTTAGTAATTCCTCATATCGCAAGATTATTATTTGGCTCAAACAATATTATAATTGTTCCTATATCAGCCCTGCTTGGAGGAATATATCTCTTAATAATAGACAATGTTTCAAGAACAATGTTTAGTGTTGAGATTCCTATAGGTATTTTAACCTCTTTAATAGGAATCCCGTTTTTTGCTTATGCTTTAAAAAACGTCAAAAAAGGATGGGGATAA
- a CDS encoding ABC transporter substrate-binding protein, which translates to MKKILSIFFIVGVMFAKQSVTVFGASPPATYFLYSLNPDLIAGINYTFVNRELEYLRKDMNKLPLIGGWFGQGNTPNFETLIKVNPDLVVTWNFNNSFKKVDDKLHSLGFKTFSININSLEDYSKAYKDLGLTLGLKSRAEQLSLYTKKSLDELKSLKKRVKEKKSVYYAEGADGLQTECDSSVHADLIEYVGAINPHKCPNKAGFGRERISLEQLILYDPDIIITQEENFYKNVYKDEKMLQLKAVKNRNIYFIPKSPFSWFDRPPSFMKILGAQWLGNIVYKDIYNIDIEKRVKEFYKLFLNVSLSDNQVKNLLEGE; encoded by the coding sequence GTGAAAAAAATACTGTCTATTTTTTTTATTGTAGGTGTAATGTTTGCTAAGCAGAGTGTAACTGTTTTCGGTGCTTCTCCTCCTGCAACTTACTTTTTATATTCTTTAAATCCCGATTTAATAGCAGGTATAAATTATACTTTTGTAAATAGAGAATTAGAATATTTAAGAAAAGATATGAATAAGTTGCCTCTTATAGGCGGTTGGTTTGGGCAGGGAAATACACCGAATTTTGAAACACTTATAAAGGTAAATCCTGATTTGGTAGTAACTTGGAATTTTAATAACAGTTTTAAAAAAGTAGATGATAAACTGCATAGTTTGGGTTTTAAAACTTTTAGTATAAATATAAACTCTTTGGAAGATTATAGCAAAGCATATAAAGATTTAGGTTTGACTTTAGGCTTAAAAAGTAGGGCAGAGCAATTATCTTTATATACAAAAAAGAGTTTGGATGAGTTAAAGAGTTTGAAAAAAAGAGTTAAAGAGAAAAAATCAGTATATTATGCAGAAGGAGCTGATGGTCTACAAACAGAATGTGATAGTTCCGTTCATGCTGATTTAATAGAGTATGTAGGTGCAATAAATCCCCATAAATGTCCTAATAAAGCCGGTTTTGGAAGAGAAAGAATTTCACTGGAACAGTTAATACTCTATGACCCTGATATTATTATTACTCAAGAAGAGAATTTTTATAAAAATGTTTATAAAGATGAAAAAATGTTACAGCTTAAAGCCGTAAAAAACAGAAATATATACTTTATTCCGAAATCACCTTTTAGCTGGTTTGACAGACCTCCGTCATTTATGAAGATTTTAGGTGCGCAATGGTTGGGAAATATTGTTTATAAAGATATTTATAATATAGATATAGAAAAGAGAGTAAAAGAGTTTTACAAACTTTTTTTAAATGTTTCTTTAAGTGATAATCAAGTAAAAAATTTATTAGAAGGAGAATAA
- a CDS encoding ABC transporter substrate-binding protein: MKNKFLFFILFSFICLTQLSSKTITDMSNNKIVVPDKIERVFGSAPPTTFLISLYKPDLLVGLNFPSFNMNNFGDSYYLGEKFMNLKSLGGWQGSQKGASVEMLLKLKTQIILGWNNDFLLKKMNKSLNNINIPTVMVNGDDLEKMPETFEFLGNLFDMPKRGEELATYAQNSLEYISNMTKNIEKGKEVTFYYAEGQNGLTSDCTYSFHTTQFRYIHAKNIYECQQKDIMGMESINFESILKADPDVIIVQSPKFYTNIFKNPKWKMLKAVKAKKVYLVPRIPFNWIDRPPSFMRLLGIHWLSSVMYPQYYKKDINEEIKTFYKIFFKVDLDEEKLKEIKKRAF; encoded by the coding sequence ATGAAAAATAAATTCCTTTTCTTTATTCTGTTTTCATTTATATGCCTTACTCAACTCTCATCAAAAACAATAACAGATATGAGTAATAACAAAATTGTAGTTCCGGACAAAATTGAAAGAGTTTTCGGTTCTGCTCCTCCTACTACGTTTTTAATCTCGTTATACAAACCTGACCTTCTTGTGGGTCTTAACTTTCCCTCTTTTAATATGAATAATTTTGGAGATTCATACTATTTAGGTGAAAAATTTATGAACCTTAAATCATTGGGAGGTTGGCAAGGAAGTCAAAAAGGTGCAAGCGTAGAGATGCTTTTAAAGCTAAAAACTCAAATTATTTTAGGCTGGAACAATGACTTTTTACTAAAAAAAATGAACAAAAGTCTAAATAACATAAATATTCCCACTGTAATGGTAAACGGTGATGATTTAGAAAAAATGCCTGAAACTTTTGAATTTTTAGGAAATCTTTTTGATATGCCAAAAAGAGGTGAAGAGTTGGCAACTTATGCACAAAATTCTTTAGAATATATCTCTAATATGACAAAAAATATTGAGAAAGGCAAAGAAGTTACTTTTTATTATGCAGAGGGACAAAACGGATTAACAAGCGATTGTACTTACTCTTTTCACACAACGCAGTTTAGATATATTCATGCAAAAAATATTTACGAGTGTCAGCAAAAAGATATTATGGGAATGGAAAGCATAAATTTCGAATCTATTCTAAAAGCAGATCCTGATGTAATAATCGTACAGTCACCGAAATTTTATACAAATATTTTTAAAAATCCGAAATGGAAGATGCTAAAAGCAGTAAAAGCAAAAAAAGTGTATCTAGTTCCTAGAATACCTTTTAATTGGATAGACAGACCGCCTTCATTTATGAGACTTCTTGGAATACATTGGTTAAGTTCTGTTATGTATCCCCAATATTACAAAAAAGATATAAATGAAGAGATAAAAACTTTTTATAAAATATTTTTTAAAGTTGATCTTGATGAAGAAAAATTAAAAGAGATTAAAAAAAGAGCCTTTTAA
- a CDS encoding methyltransferase domain-containing protein yields MEKFWDFKSKNYPTPMDEYGLVTPNRVLSKVKEFGIDFRSKNILDIGCGTGLYSSLMCKEANSILGVDLSNGMLNHFKNFIEMNDIKNIELKKMDFKEFNEQNQYDIVLSAMTPAISSFADIDSMINLSKDICIYISFSKQRHSPLMDNILETLGYASKMSNKFFDTKEYINSLGYEIKDEYFEHNWSNEGTLDEMTNDVLQHLKLREISEDKEKIQELLKPHIKEDGKILRETFSNIGVLVWRV; encoded by the coding sequence ATGGAAAAGTTTTGGGATTTTAAATCAAAAAATTATCCTACGCCTATGGATGAGTACGGTCTTGTTACCCCAAATAGAGTTTTATCGAAAGTAAAAGAGTTCGGTATTGATTTTAGATCAAAGAATATTTTAGATATCGGCTGTGGAACAGGGCTTTATAGTTCTTTGATGTGCAAAGAGGCAAATTCGATTTTAGGAGTCGACCTTTCAAACGGGATGTTAAATCATTTTAAAAATTTTATAGAAATGAATGACATAAAAAATATAGAGTTGAAAAAAATGGATTTTAAAGAGTTTAACGAACAAAATCAGTATGATATTGTTTTAAGTGCAATGACACCTGCAATAAGCTCTTTTGCAGATATTGACAGCATGATTAATTTATCAAAAGATATCTGTATTTATATTTCTTTTTCAAAACAAAGACACAGCCCTTTAATGGATAATATTCTTGAAACACTTGGATATGCAAGTAAAATGTCAAATAAATTTTTTGATACAAAAGAGTATATTAACTCTTTAGGGTATGAAATAAAAGATGAATATTTTGAACATAATTGGTCAAATGAAGGAACGTTGGATGAAATGACTAATGATGTGCTGCAGCATTTAAAGTTAAGAGAAATTAGCGAAGATAAAGAAAAAATTCAGGAGCTTTTAAAGCCTCATATAAAAGAGGACGGGAAAATTCTAAGGGAGACTTTTTCAAATATCGGTGTTTTAGTTTGGAGAGTTTAA
- a CDS encoding ABC transporter substrate-binding protein, with protein MKKFTLFFIGILFSFNLFATSIKDMANRDIEVPEKIEGIVSVGGTPAINAFLFAFKKADLIKNGVENENLKKMPFWRHQQWFMPNIFDLPQVSSNPPSWTPNFEKLALTKFDIAFVNNSLAANMLEKRAYKTAVINWQGENNIQKSMNFLGEFFNMQNHAKEYENYYTKIIKLIEERTKKIKTKKTALYIRLDNLMMPMVTTANTIFKKAAVISSSEHINKEHVSIDMEKLYLMNPDFLFVWGEKNVKLALTNPKFKNLKAVKNKNVFSVPMGIHFWTHYTPEQILCILWVAKHAYPENFKDINIFEETKSFYKQFMGKELSKNQINEILNLNTHKETK; from the coding sequence ATGAAAAAATTTACTCTATTTTTTATTGGAATTCTTTTTTCTTTTAATTTATTTGCCACTTCTATTAAAGATATGGCAAATAGAGACATTGAAGTACCTGAAAAAATTGAAGGTATTGTAAGTGTAGGTGGGACTCCTGCAATAAATGCTTTTTTATTTGCCTTTAAAAAAGCCGACCTAATAAAAAATGGTGTCGAAAATGAAAATTTAAAAAAAATGCCATTTTGGAGACACCAACAATGGTTTATGCCAAATATTTTTGATTTGCCGCAAGTTTCATCAAATCCACCTTCATGGACACCAAATTTTGAAAAGCTTGCCCTTACAAAATTTGATATTGCTTTTGTAAATAATTCATTAGCTGCAAATATGCTTGAAAAAAGAGCTTATAAAACAGCAGTAATAAACTGGCAAGGTGAAAATAATATTCAAAAAAGTATGAATTTTTTAGGTGAATTTTTCAATATGCAAAACCATGCAAAAGAGTATGAAAATTATTATACAAAGATTATAAAGCTGATTGAAGAAAGAACAAAAAAGATAAAAACAAAAAAAACAGCTTTATATATAAGACTTGATAATTTAATGATGCCAATGGTAACAACAGCAAATACAATCTTTAAAAAAGCAGCTGTTATCTCTTCTTCCGAACATATAAATAAAGAACATGTTTCAATAGATATGGAAAAATTATATCTTATGAATCCAGATTTTCTTTTTGTTTGGGGAGAAAAAAATGTAAAACTTGCATTAACTAATCCAAAATTCAAAAATCTAAAAGCTGTAAAAAACAAAAATGTATTCTCTGTACCAATGGGAATACATTTTTGGACACATTATACTCCAGAACAAATTTTATGTATTTTGTGGGTGGCAAAACATGCTTATCCAGAAAATTTCAAAGATATAAATATATTTGAAGAAACAAAATCATTTTATAAACAATTTATGGGAAAAGAACTCTCAAAAAATCAAATAAATGAAATTTTAAATTTAAACACACACAAGGAAACAAAATGA
- a CDS encoding TonB-dependent receptor, whose product MQHKSQILFLSLCSLAIAQEDIKIKPIDINENKISQFYDFTESSQKRVINKDLLEVLQGTSSTNYFKSLELIPSINLETHDPYSLTVDQNMFRVRGQVADTFSKLSATIEDIPFGVNVGNGATGYLIDKENLSQAEFITGITPANKGLGLGDTAGSLNLKLLKPKDKMGATLSLGAGTDAFKKAHFRFDSGKIKDKAKFFISTSAMENDKYKGEGDIKRKNVEAMTTVDLTDNVQWELFGTYNTFDRYEYRPLTYEETKSLSSNYNLDYNTSITGNSKEDANYYDFYKQDFHEYFIYTALNSKIGETAIKIKPYTFGSAGTRYQGDTSKGTVKKMSIEQEAYGINLELNHPLAGGDLYGGWWYQRMESTPPPKMMKVYKIQPDGSLKYASTGMLTNVEDRVSNSPFIGYEKRFNNTYINAGLRYIMFDFPAVTGYDTSGLPNLSYDDAKSASSGVKDGMKVDASSYDKLLPSIAIEQILNDNWKIGGGYAKNYANPWQGPLWSVYNSNTAKFQAAGISLQDLWDELKLETSDNFEIFAQYSNDKFSIKNTFFYGKYKNKQVTVYDSNLDLSYYKSDAEATSMGAELEANYQLSTNSTIFASVYYNKFEFEDDILLTTNSYLKTQGNQIPDVAKIGAKVGVNFRYNNFTITPIARYVGKRYGDAENNEEVDPYTVFDLNAKYVLKKDQIELSLALQNIFDKEYVGVVKNSLDDTRTGSTSYYQGAPFSAVLSMVFRF is encoded by the coding sequence ATGCAACATAAATCACAAATTTTATTTTTAAGTCTTTGTAGTTTGGCAATTGCTCAAGAAGATATAAAAATAAAACCTATTGATATTAATGAGAATAAAATCAGTCAATTTTATGATTTTACTGAATCTTCACAAAAAAGAGTCATAAATAAAGATTTACTTGAAGTTTTGCAAGGAACTAGTTCAACAAACTATTTTAAAAGTTTGGAATTAATACCTTCTATAAATTTGGAAACTCATGATCCTTATTCTTTAACTGTTGATCAAAATATGTTCAGAGTCAGGGGACAAGTTGCAGATACTTTTAGTAAATTGAGTGCAACTATTGAAGATATACCTTTTGGTGTTAATGTTGGGAATGGGGCAACAGGATATTTAATAGATAAAGAAAATCTTTCACAAGCAGAGTTTATTACAGGGATAACCCCAGCAAACAAGGGACTTGGTTTAGGAGATACAGCTGGTTCTTTAAATTTAAAACTTCTAAAGCCTAAAGATAAAATGGGTGCAACTTTATCTTTGGGAGCTGGAACTGATGCTTTCAAAAAAGCTCATTTTCGTTTTGACAGTGGAAAAATTAAAGACAAAGCTAAATTTTTTATTTCAACTTCAGCTATGGAAAATGATAAATACAAAGGTGAAGGTGATATAAAAAGAAAAAACGTTGAAGCTATGACAACAGTAGATTTAACAGATAATGTTCAATGGGAACTTTTTGGAACTTATAATACCTTTGACAGGTATGAATATAGACCTTTAACATATGAAGAAACAAAATCTTTAAGTTCAAATTATAATCTTGATTATAATACTTCAATAACAGGAAATAGTAAAGAAGATGCTAATTACTATGATTTTTATAAACAAGATTTTCACGAGTATTTTATTTATACAGCTTTAAATTCAAAAATTGGTGAGACTGCTATAAAAATAAAACCTTATACTTTTGGCAGTGCAGGTACAAGATATCAAGGAGATACGTCAAAAGGTACTGTCAAAAAAATGAGTATCGAACAAGAAGCATATGGAATCAATCTTGAATTAAATCACCCTCTTGCTGGTGGTGATTTATATGGTGGTTGGTGGTATCAGAGAATGGAATCAACCCCTCCTCCTAAAATGATGAAAGTTTATAAAATTCAACCTGATGGTAGTTTAAAATATGCTTCAACAGGTATGTTAACTAATGTTGAAGATAGAGTTTCAAATTCTCCTTTTATTGGTTATGAAAAAAGATTTAACAATACTTATATAAATGCAGGATTAAGATATATAATGTTTGATTTTCCTGCCGTTACAGGATATGACACTTCAGGACTTCCAAATCTTTCTTATGATGATGCAAAATCTGCTTCAAGTGGAGTGAAAGATGGAATGAAAGTAGATGCGAGTAGTTATGACAAACTCCTTCCAAGTATAGCAATAGAACAAATTTTAAATGATAATTGGAAAATTGGTGGAGGTTATGCAAAAAATTATGCAAATCCATGGCAAGGTCCCTTGTGGTCAGTTTATAATTCAAATACTGCAAAATTTCAAGCAGCAGGTATTAGTTTACAGGATTTATGGGATGAACTAAAACTTGAAACTTCAGACAATTTTGAAATTTTTGCCCAATACTCTAATGATAAATTTTCTATAAAAAATACATTTTTCTACGGTAAATACAAAAATAAACAAGTTACTGTATATGATTCAAATCTTGATTTAAGTTATTATAAAAGTGACGCAGAAGCTACTTCAATGGGTGCAGAACTTGAAGCAAATTATCAATTAAGTACAAATTCTACAATATTTGCTTCTGTATATTACAACAAATTTGAATTTGAAGATGATATCTTATTAACAACAAATAGCTACTTAAAAACCCAAGGAAATCAAATTCCTGATGTAGCTAAAATAGGTGCAAAAGTAGGAGTTAATTTTAGATATAACAACTTTACAATAACTCCAATCGCAAGATATGTAGGGAAAAGATATGGTGATGCTGAAAATAATGAAGAGGTTGACCCTTATACTGTTTTTGATTTAAATGCAAAATATGTTTTGAAAAAAGATCAAATAGAGCTTTCACTGGCACTTCAAAATATTTTTGACAAGGAATACGTAGGAGTAGTTAAAAACAGTCTTGATGATACAAGAACAGGTTCAACTTCATATTATCAAGGTGCTCCATTCTCAGCAGTTCTAAGTATGGTATTTAGGTTCTAA
- a CDS encoding LLM class flavin-dependent oxidoreductase, translating to MNIGLMLLYENWNEDFSKAFQNQHEIIMLSEQLGFNEVWITEHHFNKFSLSSSIMTLMAYIIATTKKIRVGTASILTPIYNPIIVAEAIATLNILSNNRFNFGVAKGGPFKKQNRMFDFENSRETMLENLDQIFSYLKDESSVYPKPIGNIPTFIASKNEQSIKFAAQRDIGLMAAHLWSTEIIKDIIEQYKKANYLNLPPQIMCSRGFYMASSNDEAINEALPALTRFREQMEKQGISSPIFYDEDYWIENGIIGDKETCLKKVKELKDLGITNLALKPISNEVEKNKNSLELFAKEILVNL from the coding sequence ATGAATATAGGTTTAATGCTTTTATATGAAAATTGGAACGAAGACTTTTCAAAAGCTTTTCAAAATCAACATGAAATAATTATGCTAAGCGAACAACTTGGATTTAATGAAGTTTGGATAACAGAACATCACTTCAATAAATTTAGTCTAAGTTCTTCAATTATGACTCTCATGGCATATATTATTGCAACAACAAAAAAAATAAGAGTAGGCACCGCTTCAATACTTACTCCTATTTATAATCCCATCATTGTAGCTGAGGCTATAGCCACATTAAATATCCTCAGTAATAATAGATTTAATTTTGGCGTTGCAAAAGGTGGTCCCTTCAAAAAACAAAATCGAATGTTTGACTTTGAAAACTCGAGAGAGACTATGCTTGAGAATCTTGATCAAATATTTTCATATTTAAAGGATGAAAGCAGTGTTTATCCAAAACCTATTGGTAATATTCCCACGTTTATAGCTTCAAAAAATGAGCAGTCCATAAAGTTTGCAGCCCAAAGAGATATTGGGTTAATGGCTGCCCATCTTTGGTCTACTGAAATTATAAAAGACATTATTGAGCAATATAAGAAAGCCAATTATCTTAACCTTCCTCCCCAAATTATGTGTTCAAGAGGCTTTTATATGGCAAGTAGCAATGATGAAGCTATAAATGAGGCACTTCCTGCTCTAACACGATTTAGAGAACAAATGGAAAAACAAGGAATCAGCAGTCCTATTTTTTATGATGAAGATTATTGGATTGAAAATGGAATAATAGGAGATAAAGAGACCTGTTTAAAAAAAGTAAAAGAGTTAAAAGACTTAGGTATTACAAACTTAGCATTAAAACCGATTTCAAATGAGGTTGAAAAAAATAAAAATTCTTTAGAACTGTTCGCTAAAGAAATTTTGGTTAATTTATAG